The Apium graveolens cultivar Ventura chromosome 6, ASM990537v1, whole genome shotgun sequence genome contains a region encoding:
- the LOC141665532 gene encoding uncharacterized protein LOC141665532 codes for MNEENSPNAHKWHNNGPLSPSSSQKGSRRKRTGQMFTYSVGKENSANDSTVLEKHNHSINGSSGLSNKRQPLGQLSQTSSSKGLDERFFPANMNSQSRSSGLGFLRHASNPAVTTTPSQRRLNLFDLTPQSGLTHINSSANPYSHKQSASSVARILLNRPTMAKKHSMFELPASRIIPSNNPNLNKNDLVHFGKNLQSPSKLHSKDKKAQIDARITENSTMAKKRERRNTISITIPETGDLGIPLPEWFPRNEEGTSASRVNLMDAFNNASDVVLEDMPEYEQYVTDDELDSSESQGEYLSDCNDEYIDEDLDFWKGYMDLGPSPKICGKCKARMWNEERNNKSNKNSPPTFSICCKNGQVELTKERPPPPFLYYLLSGSEKTAHFLINIRTYNSLFQFTSLGGKVDRKINNGRGPYCFKMNGQNYHLIGSLKPKKGQSPKFAQLYVYDIDNKIQNRMDAVPGSDCLDPEIVEGLLKMLDENNKLSKGFCYARDRLNIPDIDDFSLILVSLKSASGRKNQVGPYNEVAALIIGDSDDTCPFRDIVVETKQKFLKRVFETCKHFMSLQYLLLFPYGDDGFHLNIPLKNKKQNVPAEAVNDQHPDETRHRTTVTMREYYSYKLMIRPDEGMNLHLVGRLWQQFVVDTLAAVEQYILDWIRNHQSTIRSDLYRSIRDSLTKGDTNPGNIGKNVILPATHTGSQRYMNQYFKDFLAICCMIGHPSLFLTMTCNTQWPEIKQMMEYLPGVDVANKPDVIARVFKMKLDQLLDLIKKKNYFGKCIGVMQVIEFQKRGLPHYHMLIWLHPQSRPQNVQQIDQLISAEIPDKNRDPIGYNVVKAHMIHGPYGKDFSYSPCMVKGKCGRHFPKKYNANTFFDDCGFPVYRRERTEASVLKKGVLLDNQYVVPYNRDLLLRFHCHINLEKNFLDGRYICASEAAWRLLGFDIHHRFPSVERLPVHMEDEKCISFKPHDDLGDVAERAKIRFTKLEGWFEANKSFPEARQYTYEEFPTYFTWKADLCKWKAWESGQVFGRLPDVHSHSGETFFLRMLLMHIKGATSYQDIKTVNGFVHNSFQEACDALRLLKDDRQWDVAMSENAVHAIPRQLRQLSVHILSNNQVSSKLVIVQQNSSLKLYDTFNLLIFSLIPIYKYIAEIEKLFNDVGKSLKDYNSMPFPDDSFMHRLDNRLLSDELSYNKEHEHEEHDKLYISLNKDGGCGKTFLWNTLCCKLRSVGKVVLPVASSGIAATLLPGGKNSSFKVSHSVEG; via the exons ATGAATGAAGAAAATAGTCCGAATGCACACAAATGGCATAACAATGGTCCTTTGtctccttcttcttcacaaaaaG GTAGTAGGAGAAAAAGAACCGGACAGATGTTTACATATTCAGTTGGTAAAGAAAACTCTGCTAATGATTCTACGGTTCTTGAGAAACACAATCACAGTATTAATGGTTCTTCTGGTTTAA GTAATAAAAGACAACCTCTTGGCCAGTTATCTCAAACGTCTTCATCGAAAG GCTTGGATGAACGCTTTTTCCCTGCCAATATGAATTCACAGTCACGGTCTTCTGGTTTAG GTTTTCTCCGTCATGCAAGTAATCCTGCAGTTACTACTACACCATCACAACGAAGGcttaatttatttgatttaacaCCTCAATCTGGATTGACGCACATAAACTCATCGGCTAATCCATATAGTCATAAACAGTCAGCGTCTTCAG TAGCTCGAATATTACTGAATAGGCCAACAATGGCTAAGAAACACAGTATGTTTGAGCTCCCTGCATCTAGGATAATACCAAGCAATAATCCAAACTTAAATAAGAATGATCTAGTTCATTTTGGTAAGAATTTACAATCCCCGTCAAAGTTACACAGTAAAGACAAAAAGGCGCAGATTGATGCTCGCATTACTGAAAATTCTACCATGGCTAAGAAAAGAGAACGACGAAATACAATATCAATTACAATTCCAGAGACTGGGGATCTTGGTATTCCACTACCAG AGTGGTTTCCCCGTAATGAAG AAGGAACCTCTGCAAGTAGagtaaatctgatggatgctTTCAATAATGCAAGTGATGTAGTACTGGAAGATATGCCGGAATATGAGCAATATGTAACTG ATGATGAACTTGATTCAAGTGAAAGCCAAGGTGAATATTTATCAGACTGTAACGATGAATATATAGATGAGGATTTAG aTTTTTGGAAAGGATACATGGATCTTGGACCATCACCGAAAATATGTGGAAAATGTAAAGCAAGGATGTGGAATGAAGAGAGGAAcaacaaatcaaataaaaatagTCCACCTACATTCTCAATTTGCTGCAAAAATGGTCAGGTTGAACTTACTAAAGAACGTCCTCCTCCTCCTTTCCTCTACTATTTGCTTTCTGGATCTGAAAAGACTGCTCATTTCTTGATAAATATAAGGACATACAACTCCTTATTTCAATTTACCTCACTTGGAGGTAAAGTAGATCGTAAAATTAACAATGGAAGAGGTCCGTATTGTTTTAAGATGAATGGTCAAAATTATCATCTTATTGGAAGTCTTAAACCAAAGAAAGGACAATCACCAAAGTTTGCTCAGCTCTATGTGTATGACATTGACAATAAAATACAGAATCGGATGGATGCGGTCCCAGGATCTGATTGTCTTGATCCAGAGATCGTCGAAGGACTGTTAAAGATGTTGGATGAAAATAATAAGCTCTCTAAAGGATTCTGTTATGCACGTGATCGCCTTAATATTCCGGATATAGATGATTTTAGTTTGATTCTGGTATCTTTAAAATCTGCATCCGGCAGAAAAAATCAGGTTGGACCATACAATGAAGTAGCTGCATTAATTATTGGTGACAGTGATGATACATGTCCATTCAGAGACATTGTAGTTGAGACAAAGCAAAAATTTCTTAAGAGAGTTTTTGAAACATGCAAGCACTTCATGTCTCTGCAGTATCTGTTACTTTTTCCGTATGGTGATGATGGATTCCATCTCAATATACCGTTGAAGAACAAAAAGCAGAATGTGCCTGCTGAAGCGGTTAATGATCAACATCCTGACGAAACCAGACACCGAACTACTGTCACAATGCGGGAATACTATTCCTATAAGCTTATGATACGTCCTGATGAAG GAATGAATCTACATCTTGTTGGTCGTCTTTGGCAACAATTTGTTGTCGACACACTTGCTGCAGTAGAACAGTACATATTGGACTGGATTAGAAACCACCAAAGCACCATTCGTTCAGATTTGTACAGATCTATTCGTGATTCTCTTACTAAAGGTGATACAAATCCTGGAAACATTGGTAAGAATGTCATATTACCAGCAACCCATACAGGTTCTCAACGGTACATGAACCAGTATTTCAAAGATTTTTTGGCTATTTGTTGTATGATTGGACATCCATCATTATTCTTGACAATGACATGTAATACTCAATGGCCGGAAATTAAACAAATGATGGAATATCTTCCTGGAGTGGATGTAGCTAACAAACCCGATGTGATAGCTAGAGTGTTTAAGATGAAACTTGATCAACTCCTAGACCTTATAAAGAAAAAGAACTACTTCGGGAAATGCATTGGAG TTATGCAAGTTATTGAGTTCCAAAAGCGTGGACTTCCTCATTATCATATGTTAATATGGTTGCACCCGCAAAGCAGACCACAAAATGTGCAACAGATTGATCAGTTGATATCTGCCGAAATACCAGACAAAAATAGGGATCCTATCGGCTACAACGTAGTTAAAGCGCATATGATACATGGACCATATGGTAAAGATTTTTCTTATTCTCCGTGTATGGTGAAAGGAAAATGTGGACGTCATTTTCCTAAAAA GTATAACGCAAACACTTTCTTCGATGATTGTGGATTTCCTGTGTATCGTAGAGAGCGGACTGAAGCAAGTGTTTTGAAGAAAGGAGTTCTTCTTGACAACCAGTATGTTGTACCATACAATAGAGATTTATTGTTGCGCTTTCATTGTCATATAAATCTCGAG AAAAATTTCCTTGATGGTCGTTATATATGTGCGTCGGAAGCAGCTTGGAGATTGCTAGGTTTTGACATACACCATCGTTTCCCTTCTGTTGAGCGCCTACCTGTACACATGGAAGATGAGAAATGTATTTCGTTTAAGCCACACGATGATCTTGGAGATGTTGCTGAAAGAGCCAAAATTCGATTTACCAAACTTGAAGGCTGGTTTGAAGCAAATAAAAGTTTCCCAGAGGCAAGACAATACACTTATGAAGAATTTCCAACATATTTTACTTGGAAGGCAGACTTATGTAAATGGAAGGCATGGGAAAGTGGTCAGGTATTTGGTCGATTACCAGACGTTCACTCGCATTCCGGTGAAACATTTTTTTTAAGGATGTTACTCATGCACATCAAAGGTGCCACATCATACCAAGATATCAAGACTGTTAATGGATTTGTTCATAATTCGTTTCAAGAAGCGTGTGACGCACTTAGACTTTTAAAGGACGATAGACAGTGGGATGTTGCTATGTCAGAAAATGCAGTTCATGCAATACCACGTCAACTCAGGCAGTTATCTGTGCATATATTATCAAACAATCAG GTATCTTCTAAATTGGTTATAGTTCAACAAAATTCATCTTTAAAGTTATACGATACATTTAACCTGTTAATATTTTCATTAATTCCAATTTATAAATACATTGCAGAAATTGAAAAACTCTTTAACGATGTTGGAAAAAGTCTTAAAGATTACAACTCGATGCCTTTTCCTGATGACAGCTTTATGCATAGACTCGATAACAGATTACTGTCTGATGAACTTTCTTACAACAAGGAACACGAGCATGAGGAACATGACAAACTTTATATATCACTTAATAAAGA TGGAGGATGTGGAAAAACTTTCCTGTGGAATACTCTTTGCTGTAAACTACGTAGTGTTGGAAAAGTAGTTCTTCCTGTTGCTTCTTCCGGTATCGCAGCTACGCTGCTTCCCGGGGGAAAGAACAGCTCATTCAAGGTTTCACATTCTGTTGAAGGTTGA
- the LOC141665533 gene encoding uncharacterized protein LOC141665533 translates to MTSVDPERASLPFGGITIVFGGDFRQILPVIPKASRAQVVTASLNSSKIWDHCRVFLLEKNMCLSSGKTEQEKHEIAEFRRWVLDVGNGTLPNVHPDDIISDPEVVIPDKFLIRARENPPKAVIDVVYPELAKNIKNVDYLRERSILTPTNVIVGDINSYILDQVPGKEQTYFSQDSLVDSEGDNNDFGSAFPIKYLNSINMPCLPKHHLKIKEGCMIMLMRNLNQIMGLCNGTRMIVKRCLSNSIVCDILTDSQVGTTHIIPRIEMEPSDTQWPFEFKIVQFSVQLCYAMTINKSQGQSLHKVGLYFPRSVFTHGQLYVAVSRVTSPSGLHILIDSDSERYTIVTANVIFEEVFYNLPSKDNQNR, encoded by the coding sequence ATGACATCAGTGGATCCTGAAAGAGCCAGCCTACCATTTGGCGGTATAACTATTGTTTTTGGAGGAGACTTTCGGCAAATCCTCCCTGTGATACCAAAAGCTTCAAGAGCACAGGTTGTGACTGCTTCTTTAAATAGTTCAAAGATATGGGATCATTGTCGGGTATTCTTACTAGAAAAAAATATGTGTCTTTCCTCTGGGAAAACAGAACAAGAAAAACATGAAATCGCGGAATTTAGAAGGTGGGTACTTGATGTTGGTAATGGTACTCTTCCCAATGTTCATCCAGATGATATAATCAGTGATCCGGAAGTAGTGATTCCGGATAAATTTCTGATTAGAGCAAGAGAGAACCCACCAAAGGCTGTTATTGACGTAGTTTATCCTGAACTTGCAAAGAACATAAAGAATGTTGACTATTTGAGGGAAAGATCAATTCTTACTCCAACGAATGTCATTGTGGGTGATATAAATTCATACATTCTTGATCAAGTTCCAGGAAAGGAGCAAACTTATTTTAGTCAAGATTCCTTGGTAGACAGTGAAGGTGATAACAATGATTTTGGTTCTGCTTTTCCAATTAAATACTTGAATTCCATTAATATGCCTTGCCTGCCAAAACATCATTTGAAAATTAAAGAAGGATGCATGATTATGCTCATGAGAAACCTCAATCAGATCATGGGACTTTGTAATGGGACAAGAATGATTGTCAAAAGGTGTTTGTCCAATAGTATAGTATGTGATATACTTACTGATTCTCAAGTTGGAACAACTCACATTATTCCACGGATAGAAATGGAACCTTCAGATACTCAATGGCCATTTGAGTTCAAAATAGTTCAATTTTCAGTCCAGTTGTGTTATGCTATGACGATTAATAAGAGTCAGGGACAGTCGCTTCACAAGGTTGGACTTTATTTTCCGAGATCCGTGTTTACACATGGACAACTTTATGTTGCTGTATCGAGAGTTACTTCTCCTTCAGGCTTACATATTCTGATTGACAGTGATAGTGAAAGATATACAATTGTAACGGCTAATGTAATTTTTGAAGAAGTTTTCTATAATTTGCCGAGCAAAGATAATCAAAATCGGTGA